One genomic window of Fusarium fujikuroi IMI 58289 draft genome, chromosome FFUJ_chr01 includes the following:
- a CDS encoding related to TIM barrel metal-dependent hydrolase, producing MTSSDLAQRIPPDSWDSHMHIVDVENYTLDASAKYRPTSHSLDQALAFETSVGLRNIVLVQPSIYGLDNSCLLDGLRALGADRGRGVVAIDPEAVKEEELRSWHELGVRGVRLNILSNELAIDAAELERQLMLYANAVRPLGWVVQVYVPMDMVTLLEHIIPKLNVKFCIDHLGQPPLNKYAGADPYDIPGFSSLINLLKNGQTYVKLSAAYRMSTLPDYRDLDLIAKEVIRVAGKTHVVFATDWPHTRFEGLNIKPWMERVLSWCSDDEHLKERLFRGNAEDLWDVQRPSMKADQ from the coding sequence aTGACTTCTTCAGACCTTGCTCAGCGCATTCCTCCCGACTCATGGGACTCACACATGCACATTGTCGACGTGGAGAACTACACCCTTGATGCTTCAGCCAAATACCGTCCTACATCTCATAGTCTGGACCAAGCTCTCGCCTTTGAAACCAGCGTTGGACTTCGAAACATAGTCCTGGTTCAGCCATCTATCTATGGCCTTGACAACTCGTGTCTGCTCGATGGCCTGCGTGCCCTTGGTGCTGACCGTGGACGAGGCGTTGTTGCCATTGACCCTGAGGCCGTTAAGGAAGAGGAATTGCGTTCTTGGCATGAACTGGGTGTGCGGGGAGTGAGACTCAATATCCTCTCGAATGAACTTGCGATTGATGCGGCCGAGCTGGAGCGTCAACTGATGCTTTACGCCAATGCCGTGAGACCCTTGGGATGGGTTGTTCAGGTCTATGTTCCAATGGATATGGTCACTCTCCTTGAACACATCATTCCGAAGCTCAATGTCAAGTTCTGCATAGACCATCTTGGACAACCGCCCCTGAACAAATACGCAGGCGCAGACCCATACGACATACCAGGCTTCTCATCCCTCATCAACTTGCTTAAAAACGGCCAGACATATGTCAAGCTGTCGGCCGCGTACCGGATGAGCACGCTCCCGGACTACAGAGATTTGGATCTCATTGCTAAGGAGGTCATTCGAGTCGCTGGAAAGACTCATGTTGTTTTTGCAACCGACTGGCCTCACACAAGGTTTGAGGGGTTGAATATCAAGCCTTGGATGGAGAGGGTGCTGAGCTGGtgcagcgatgatgagcatCTCAAAGAGCGGCTGTTTAGAGGAAATGCTGAAGATTTATGGGATGTTCAGAGGCCATCGATGAAGGCAGATCAGTGA
- a CDS encoding probable MXR1-responsible for the reduction of methionine sulfoxide has translation MSYLPPFLARLARPFTQSTRLSIAPDQSAASVIPEGAQRCTVAAGCFWGTEHLYRRHFADKGLIDAKVGYIGGDLENPSYRAVCGGKTGHAEAAQIIFDPTKVSYAQLLEFFYKTHDPTTLNRQGPDTGPQYRSAIYFHNEEQEKIAREVTEKANKQWWKGGIVTEIAPAGKWWTAEEYHQLYLHNNPSGYECPSHFMRPFPPLE, from the exons ATGTCCTACCTTCCTCCCTTCTTGGCGCGTCTCGCCCGCCCCTTCACACAATCTACACGTCTCTCAATCGCTCCCGATCAATCCGCTGCATCTGTCATCCCAGAGGGCGCCCAGCGCTGCACCGTCGCTGCAGGATGTTTCTGGGGAACAGAGCATCTGTATCGCAGACACTTTGCCGACAAGGGTCTCATTGATGCCAAGGTTGGATACATTGGTGGTGATCTTGAAAACCCCAGCTACCGCGCCGTCTGTGGTGGAAAGACGGGCC ACGCCGAGGCCGCACAAATCATCTTTGACCCTACAAAGGTCTCATACGCACAACTCCTAGAATTCTTCTACAAGACGCACGACCCCACGACGCTGAACCGCCAGGGCCCCGATACCGGCCCTCAGTACCGCTCTGCCATTTACTTCCACAAcgaggagcaggagaagatCGCGCGCGAGGTCACagagaaggccaacaagCAATGGTGGAAGGGCGGCATCGTTACCGAGATTGCACCCGCTGGAAAGTGGTGGACTGCTGAGGAGTATCACCAGCTCTACTTGCACAATAACCCATCTGGCTACGAGTGCCCGAGCCACTTCATGAGGCCATTCCCACCTTTGGAGTAA
- a CDS encoding related to growth hormone inducible transmembrane protein yields MTVRQGPARLAQRLPELSKTAFRNTASVRSFHVQSKPTANFFTSRVTSAATRNAFQRTSRAGSRSYNQQAAGAATAPQSTSRRLLVGGAIFGGTLVAINAVFNRETREDGGMPVYEREYLNNTFLHTGLGIGIIGLTARQMVQTGFVYRIMVTNPWVVGIGGLALSFATMIGTRSISPDNYIPKYALWTAFNATQAAFVAPLLAFVPPALLGRAGLYTIAMMGGLAVVGATAKQEKYLYIGGPLLAGAAIVAASGLAPLVIPATAIRTLAFTESIWLYGGLAVFGGFTLYDVQKVLHHARLAQAGVIRRDPVNESISLELDFLNIFIRMVQILMMQQNRRK; encoded by the exons ATGACTGTCCGCCAGGGCCCTGCGCGACTTGCGCAGAGGCTCCCTGAGCTCTCAAAGACTGCTTTCCGCAACACCGCATCCGTCCGAAGCTTCCACGTCCAATCCAAGCCCACGGCCAACTTCTTCACATCGCGCGTCACATCCGCAGCCACCCGCAATGCTTTCCAGCGAACGAGCCGCGCTGGCAGTCGATCTTACAACCAGCAAGCTGCGGGAGCTGCCACAGCGCCTCAGTCGACGAGCCGACGACTCTTGGTTGGAGGTGCCATCTTTGGTGGTACGCTCGTTGCCATCAATGCTGTCTTCAACCGGGAGACCCGTGAGGATGGCGGCATGCCCGTTTACGAGCGCGAATACTTGAACAACACTTTCTTGCACACTGGTCTCGGAATTGGTATCATTGGATTGACGGCTCGACAAATGGTTCAGACCGGCTTCGTTTACCGAATCATGGTCACTAACCCTTGGGTTGTTGGAATTGGTGGTCTCGCTCTCAGCTTTGCCACCATGATTGGAACTCGATCTATCAGCCCTGACAA CTACATCCCCAAGTACGCCCTCTGGACCGCTTTTAACGCCACTCAGGCTGCCTTTGTCGCTCCCCTCCTCGCCTTCGTTCCTCCCGCTCTTCTTGGACGTGCCGGTCTCTACACCATCGCCATGATGGGTGGTCTTGCCGTTGTCGGTGCCACTGCTAAGCAGGAGAAGTACCTCTACATTGGTGGTCCTCTGCTGGCTGGTGCCGCCATCGTCGCTGCTTCTGGTCTCGCCCCTCTCGTCATCCCCGCCACCGCTATCCGAACCCTTGCCTTCACTGAGAGCATCTGGCTGTATGGTGGTCTTGCTGTGTTTGGTGGATTCACTCTGTACGATGTCCAGAAGGTCCTCCACCACGCTCGTCTCGCCCAGGCTGGTGTCATCCGCCGAGACCCCGTCAACGAGAGTATCtctcttgagcttgacttcctcaacatcttcatccgTATGGTTCAGATCCTGATGATGCAGCAAAACCGACGCAAGTAA
- a CDS encoding related to F-box protein PpaB: MRRGRSPSSPSPYRALAHHQQASAAATSSDSISLIRSFNVETNPTRPVRPSPLTASLIRDMPLDLVDRIRSFPLFMSAPEEFLVAIGNHLKPQIQSPNDHIVTEGDEAKAMYWLVRGVVAVTSRDGEAVYAELNPGSFFGEIGVLMQMPRTATIVARTKCLLLVLKKEDLHAVIPKFPEMEKAIREEAQERLNLLKKKRQESGRLVKSPQGDFSAREAAPGEVSTGERGVIKDGAVVNNKKRKSPSPGIMEDPAAGSAIGSGQINIRTTLKELPLFSTLPAEILHFLGLSVQPKSYTPFTDIVRQGLPGNEIFFIVRGEAEVIHDEPVYDDNIQNKAKAIPKRPRLKAGQYFGEVASLGLSRGRTATVRSITSVECIMITGDVLDEFWRRCPSDILTQVKETARLRYQKQSDDVVMIDVDVKEKANKSDPPTPTTPTRASLPDLTFTTPSKPGSPAKEDTSNIAPKDPDPFLSVNMENIRNRRRHSLAPPVPPTDSSTPTTNGARSRLSEVTPIKFAFSDASADDDDVPAKRVRTTLPTRPITMSKPVLSDEILIYIFKHVDIGELFRLRLVSTHWRKLLTTSPKVCQDVDLSIYNRKVTDEVLIKVLAPFIGTRALSIDLNNCFHITDEGFGALWRSCGKNVKKWKMKSVWDVSANQILEMSENAKGLEEVDWSNCRKVGDNLLGRVVGWVVPDPPPSKSVVISSSAARSRNKQQQQKQAAQHVLPPGTVVGCPKLRRLNLSYCKHITDRSMAHLAAHASNRIESLSLTRCTSITDAGFQSWAPFRFEKLSRLCLADCTYLSDNAVVALVNSAKNLTHLDLSFCCALSDTATEVVALRLPKLRELRLAFCGSAVSDGSLESVALHLNDLEALSVRGCVRVTGRGVENVLNGCGRLNWMDVSQCRNLESWIRAGGVSNWGFDDRVGQRSTELTPSEISGQGQSEDDSPAPKAMSVAMLTSQNFMPRSAFGYRAKRARRPVRFVIEKGFGSLR, translated from the coding sequence ATGAGGCGGGGTCGTTCCCCAAGCTCGCCATCGCCTTATAGGGCTttggctcatcatcagcaggcCTCGGCTGCTGCGACATCCTCAGACTCGATTTCATTGATTCGGTCTTTCAATGTCGAAACGAATCCAACGCGGCCAGTGCGGCCTTCGCCGCTTACAGCATCGCTTATCCGAGACATGCCGCTAGATCTGGTTGACCGTATCAGATCCTTCCCCCTCTTTATGTCAGCTCCGGAAGAGTTTCTTGTTGCTATAGGAAATCACCTGAAGCCTCAAATCCAAAGCCCCAATGACCATATCGTGACGGAAGGAGACGAAGCCAAGGCAATGTATTGGCTGGTTCGAGGAGTAGTTGCTGTCACTTCGCGTGATGGTGAGGCGGTCTATGCTGAGCTCAATCCCGGGTCGTTCTTTGGAGAAATTGGCGTTTTGATGCAGATGCCTCGAACAGCTACCATTGTAGCGCGCACGAAGTGTCTGTTACTAGtgctgaagaaggaagatttACATGCCGTGATACCCAAATTCCCAGAAATGGAGAAGGCGATTCGAGAAGAGGCACAAGAACGCTTGAACCTTCTGAAAAAGAAGCGGCAAGAAAGTGGCAGACTGGTCAAATCTCCCCAGGGAGACTTCAGCGCTCGAGAAGCTGCTCCTGGAGAGGTCTCTACTGGAGAAAGGGGTGTTATCAAGGACGGTGCGGtcgtcaacaacaagaaaagaaagtccCCAAGCCCTGGAATCATGGAGGACCCAGCTGCTGGTAGTGCGATTGGAAGCGGTCAGATCAATATTCGAACAACACTTAAGGAGTTACCGCTCTTCTCTACACTTCCTGCAGAAATTCTGCATTTCCTGGGATTGAGTGTCCAACCAAAATCTTATACCCCGTTTACAGATATCGTTCGCCAAGGCTTACCAGGAAACGAAATTTTCTTCATTGTTCGTGGCGAGGCGGAGGTCATTCATGATGAGCCAGTTTACGACGATAACATTCAGAAtaaggccaaggccatccCAAAACGACCTCGACTGAAGGCAGGCCAATATTTTGGCGAAGTTGCAAGTCTTGGATTGTCGCGAGGTCGAACAGCCACTGTTAGATCTATCACTTCTGTGGAGTGTATCATGATTACAGGCGATGTCCTCGACGAGTTCTGGAGACGCTGCCCTTCGGATATTCTGACACAGGTCAAAGAAACTGCACGCTTGCGATATCAGAAGCAGAGCGACGACGTTGTTatgattgatgttgatgttaaGGAAAAGGCCAACAAATCTGACCCGCCCACAcctacaacaccaacaagagcaTCCCTCCCTGACCTCACCTTTACTACCCCGTCCAAACCTGGGTCTCCAGCGAAAGAGGATACAAGCAACATAGCACCCAAGGACCCCGATCCGTTCTTGAGCGTGAACATGGAGAATATTCGAAATCGAAGACGACATTCGTTGGCACCGCCAGTGCCTCCAACAGACAGCTCTACTCCAACGACCAATGGTGCCAGGTCTCGCCTCTCAGAGGTAACGCCTATCAAATTTGCGTTTTCTGATGCTTCAgctgacgacgacgacgtcCCGGCAAAGCGAGTACGGACGACTCTGCCCACCCGACCAATCACTATGAGCAAACCAGTGCTCTCAGATGAGATCCTGATTTATATCTTCAAGCACGTGGATATAGGAGAGCTGTTTCGACTACGCCTTGTTAGCACACACTGGCGTAAGCTCTTGACTACATCCCCTAAAGTTTGCCAAGATGTCGACCTCTCGATTTACAACCGCAAGGTTACTGACGAAGTCCTGATCAAGGTGCTCGCCCCCTTCATTGGCACTCGCGCTCTGTCCATTGACCTGAATAATTGCTTTCATATAACGGATGAAGGATTCGGTGCTCTATGGCGTAGCTGTGGCAAAAATGTCAAGAAGTGGAAGATGAAATCAGTTTGGGACGTTTCTGCGAACCAGATTTTGGAGATGAGCGAGAACGCAAAGGGATTAGAAGAAGTTGACTGGAGCAACTGCCGCAAGGTCGGTGATAATCTTCTAGGCCGCGTTGTTGGCTGGGTTGTACCCGATCCTCCACCTTCGAAATCAGTCGTTATCTCAAGTTCTGCAGCTCGATCGCGAAacaagcagcagcaacagaagcAGGCCGCACAGCATGTTCTCCCCCCTGGTACAGTAGTTGGGTGCCCGAAACTCAGACGCCTCAACCTCTCCTATTGCAAGCATATCACAGATCGTTCTATGGCACATTTGGCAGCCCATGCTTCGAACCGTATCGAGTCGTTGTCCCTCACACGTTGCACGTCGATTACAGATGCAGGGTTTCAATCATGGGCGCCATTCCGGTTTGAAAAGCTGTCTAGGCTGTGCCTAGCTGATTGCACATATCTCTCGGATAATGCGGTGGTTGCCCTGGTCAACTCAGCCAAGAACCTGACACATCTGGACCTATCGTTCTGCTGTGCACTCTCTGACACGGCAACAGAGGTTGTCGCTCTCCGTCTGCCAAAGTTGCGGGAGCTGCGATTGGCATTCTGCGGAAGTGCGGTCAGCGATGGAAGCTTGGAAAGCGTGGCGCTCCACTTGAACGATTTGGAGGCCCTCAGTGTCCGTGGCTGCGTGCGTGTCACTGGCCGAGGCGTCGAAAATGTCCTCAACGGGTGTGGGCGACTAAACTGGATGGATGTCAGTCAATGCCGTAACTTAGAGTCTTGGATCCGAGCCGGTGGTGTTTCGAATTGGGGGTTTGATGACCGTGTTGGTCAACGTTCTACAGAACTCACGCCAAGCGAAATCTCTGGACAGGGACAATCCGAAGATGATAGTCCTGCACCCAAGGCCATGAGCGTTGCTATGCTCACATCGCAGAACTTTATGCCACGATCTGCGTTTGGATACAGAGCCAAGAGAGCGCGACGACCCGTGCGATTTGTCATTGAGAAAGGATTTGGAAGTTTACGATAG